A stretch of the Paenibacillus dendritiformis genome encodes the following:
- a CDS encoding MMPL family transporter produces MNLILKARWAIIAVWIIAAAGLMIVAPSLNDLVKEKGTITVPDGYSSTEAQAILDQAAARNGVKEQSQIALVFHNPDGLQADEIAEIKETIQRLEQHKADLGIESILNPYAQPELEKKLVSRDGKTVLTSIGVAAGGHSIDDTISRMHKDLESVKVEHYMTGRHSIDKDTIQSSQDGLKKSEYFTVAFILIILILVFRSFVAPLIPLLAVGVSYLISQSIVAFLVDSANFPVSTFTQIFMVAVMFGIGTDYCILLLSRFKEEVPRHEHIGGAIIATYRTAGKTVLFSGLAVLIGFTAIGLSTFILYRSAVAVAIGIAVMLIALVTIVPFFMFVFGTRIFWPSRNSSLEHKESRTWGAVGSFSLKRPWAALLIVAAVTIPFIATYNGQLSYNSLEEIGDKYDSVKAFNIIADSFEPGESLPAQIVVHSGKPIDTAEYMALAEKISREIEKVPGVASVRSLSRPSGEAIPDLKITEQAKTLKKGLGEGSQGLADIKSGLSQASSALSENAPKLKEAADSAGQLTAGTKALKEGIRELNAGLARIQEGIADGSTGAGQLKAGLSQAQASALQLAAANEKLLASYRKIGDGIQQADTGLKQMQQQLDGAAKALQSLDTRFGRLEENYPALLRDEDYLAIRGTVTETGQGTAQLAGALGELSGRFGPLAAGLRQANEGYAQAVAGQKALASGLDQLINGLSDLENGLTQAAHGQGQIIGKVPSVIEGLTRIEDGQQQMSDGFQQLNNQLTQLSDGLKLGIDGLEQVSGGLNSASHYLSEVGSTADSEFSGWFVPREVLENPDFRQAIDLYVSPDRTVMTLDVVFSVNPYGIEAIGQVPNVQAAAERAVAGSAWEQADIAIGGVSSTFADLKQISGEDYTRTVIFMMAGILIILILLLRSIIMPLYLIASLILTYYTSLGVTELIFVDMLGYSGISWPTPFFSFVMLVALGVDYSIFLMDRFNENKHMDAGAAILHAMKNMGTVIISAVIILGGTFASFYPSGVLSMLQIATVVLSGLVLYAILLLPFFVPVMVQLFGSANWWPFRARQADQAKRDRIAM; encoded by the coding sequence ATGAATCTTATCCTGAAGGCAAGATGGGCGATTATCGCCGTCTGGATCATCGCGGCAGCCGGCCTGATGATTGTCGCCCCTTCCTTGAACGATCTGGTCAAGGAAAAAGGGACGATCACCGTTCCTGACGGGTATTCCTCGACGGAGGCCCAGGCTATCCTGGATCAAGCCGCTGCGCGGAACGGCGTCAAGGAACAATCCCAGATCGCGCTCGTCTTCCATAACCCGGACGGGCTGCAGGCCGATGAAATCGCCGAAATCAAAGAGACGATACAGCGCCTGGAGCAGCATAAAGCCGATCTGGGCATCGAGTCGATCCTGAATCCGTACGCTCAGCCGGAGTTGGAGAAGAAGCTGGTCTCCCGGGACGGCAAGACGGTCCTGACCTCCATCGGAGTCGCGGCCGGCGGTCATTCCATAGACGACACCATCAGCCGCATGCACAAGGATTTGGAGTCCGTCAAGGTCGAGCATTATATGACCGGCAGGCACTCTATCGACAAGGATACGATTCAGAGCTCGCAAGACGGTCTGAAGAAGTCGGAATACTTTACGGTCGCCTTCATTCTTATTATTCTCATTCTCGTCTTCCGTTCCTTCGTTGCCCCGCTTATCCCGCTGCTGGCAGTCGGCGTCAGTTATTTGATCTCGCAGTCGATCGTTGCTTTTCTGGTCGATTCGGCCAACTTCCCCGTCTCTACCTTCACGCAGATCTTCATGGTCGCCGTTATGTTCGGGATCGGAACCGATTATTGCATCCTGCTTCTCAGCCGCTTCAAAGAGGAAGTGCCGCGGCACGAACATATCGGCGGCGCGATTATCGCGACGTACCGGACGGCCGGGAAGACGGTGCTATTCTCCGGGCTCGCCGTATTGATCGGCTTCACCGCCATCGGTCTGTCCACATTCATTCTGTACCGGTCGGCGGTGGCCGTCGCGATCGGCATCGCGGTTATGCTGATTGCCTTGGTCACGATCGTTCCGTTCTTCATGTTCGTATTCGGAACCCGCATCTTCTGGCCGAGCCGGAACAGCTCCCTTGAACATAAAGAGAGCCGCACCTGGGGAGCGGTCGGTTCCTTCTCGCTTAAGCGTCCGTGGGCCGCCCTGCTCATCGTGGCCGCGGTCACCATCCCGTTCATCGCCACGTATAACGGACAGCTCTCCTACAACAGTCTGGAGGAGATCGGCGACAAATACGATTCCGTCAAAGCCTTCAATATTATCGCCGACAGCTTCGAGCCGGGCGAATCGCTTCCGGCCCAGATTGTCGTTCATAGCGGGAAGCCGATCGATACCGCCGAGTATATGGCCTTGGCCGAAAAGATTAGCCGGGAGATAGAGAAGGTTCCCGGTGTCGCCAGCGTTCGGAGCCTGAGCCGGCCTTCCGGGGAGGCTATCCCCGATCTGAAGATTACCGAGCAGGCCAAGACGCTGAAAAAAGGACTCGGCGAAGGGAGCCAAGGCCTGGCAGACATTAAGAGCGGACTGTCCCAAGCCAGCAGCGCCTTGTCCGAGAACGCGCCAAAGCTCAAGGAAGCGGCAGATAGCGCCGGGCAGCTTACCGCGGGCACGAAGGCGCTCAAGGAAGGCATCCGGGAACTGAATGCCGGCCTGGCCCGTATTCAGGAAGGGATTGCGGACGGCTCGACTGGCGCCGGGCAACTGAAGGCCGGCTTGTCGCAAGCCCAAGCGAGCGCCTTGCAATTGGCCGCCGCCAATGAAAAGCTTCTCGCCTCCTACCGGAAGATCGGCGACGGCATTCAGCAGGCGGACACCGGCCTGAAGCAGATGCAGCAGCAGCTCGACGGCGCCGCGAAGGCGCTGCAGTCGCTGGACACCCGCTTCGGCCGGCTGGAAGAGAATTATCCGGCTCTGCTGCGCGATGAAGATTACCTGGCCATTCGCGGCACCGTCACCGAGACCGGCCAGGGAACCGCCCAATTGGCGGGAGCGCTGGGCGAGCTGAGCGGCCGCTTCGGGCCATTGGCCGCCGGATTAAGGCAGGCGAACGAGGGTTACGCCCAAGCGGTTGCGGGCCAGAAGGCGCTTGCCTCCGGACTGGATCAGCTTATAAATGGACTGTCCGATCTGGAGAACGGGCTCACTCAGGCCGCTCATGGTCAAGGCCAGATTATCGGCAAGGTCCCTTCGGTTATCGAAGGCTTGACCCGGATAGAGGACGGCCAGCAGCAGATGAGCGACGGCTTCCAGCAATTGAACAACCAATTAACGCAGCTGAGCGACGGGCTGAAGCTGGGAATCGACGGCCTGGAGCAGGTCTCCGGCGGCCTGAATTCCGCTTCCCACTACTTAAGCGAAGTCGGAAGCACGGCTGACAGCGAGTTCAGCGGCTGGTTCGTGCCGAGGGAAGTGCTGGAGAATCCGGACTTCCGGCAAGCCATCGATCTGTATGTCTCGCCGGATCGCACCGTCATGACGCTCGATGTCGTATTCTCGGTCAACCCGTACGGCATCGAGGCAATCGGGCAGGTGCCGAATGTGCAAGCTGCGGCAGAGCGCGCGGTGGCCGGCAGCGCTTGGGAACAAGCGGACATTGCCATCGGCGGCGTATCCAGCACCTTCGCCGATCTGAAGCAGATCTCCGGTGAAGACTATACCCGTACCGTCATCTTCATGATGGCCGGCATATTGATCATCCTGATTCTTCTGCTGCGCTCCATCATTATGCCGTTATATTTGATCGCCTCGCTCATTTTGACGTATTATACGTCGCTGGGCGTAACCGAGCTTATTTTCGTCGATATGCTCGGATACTCGGGCATCAGCTGGCCGACGCCGTTCTTCAGCTTCGTCATGCTCGTCGCGCTCGGCGTCGATTACAGCATCTTCTTGATGGACCGCTTCAACGAAAATAAGCATATGGATGCCGGCGCAGCCATTCTGCACGCGATGAAAAATATGGGCACCGTCATTATTTCGGCCGTCATCATTCTGGGCGGAACCTTCGCCTCCTTCTATCCGTCCGGCGTGCTCAGCATGCTGCAGATTGCGACGGTTGTTCTGTCCGGCCTTGTGCTCTACGCCATTTTGCTGCTGCCGTTCTTCGTGCCCGTCATGGTCCAATTGTTCGGTTCGGCCAACTGGTGGCCGTTCCGGGCACGCCAGGCGGACCAGGCCAAGCGCGATCGGATCGCGATGTAA
- a CDS encoding transposase produces MKIVLIAAFIAVPFVMAGLAHRNRALATALHLLAVLSFFVAGSIFAAVMYEVVKQGTQLTSQIHAVFLYPSFLIAGAYIGVYIPYRLLRELAFHLDDKRRI; encoded by the coding sequence GTGAAAATCGTACTAATCGCTGCGTTCATTGCTGTTCCCTTCGTGATGGCTGGGCTTGCCCATCGGAATCGTGCGCTTGCCACCGCGTTACATCTATTGGCGGTGCTGAGCTTCTTCGTGGCAGGCTCGATCTTTGCTGCCGTGATGTATGAAGTGGTGAAGCAGGGCACCCAGTTAACTTCGCAAATCCATGCTGTCTTTTTATATCCGTCCTTCCTGATTGCCGGGGCTTATATAGGGGTCTATATTCCCTACCGGCTGCTGCGGGAGCTTGCATTCCATCTGGATGACAAGAGGCGAATCTAG
- a CDS encoding PDZ domain-containing protein, translated as MVIYRGQEYDRHLPGDLRSNPQGLFAGGTDIRSSIWLIWIGAHHRTYADAALSGSVIVEVVAGTPADGILSVGDLIADVNGMPVRGYDDLESAVTRIGPGQVLKLGLLRDGKRQEVQLTTVRFGAKLNSIPS; from the coding sequence ATGGTTATATATAGAGGGCAAGAATATGACCGACATCTACCGGGCGATCTCCGATCCAATCCGCAGGGGCTGTTCGCGGGCGGCACGGATATCCGCTCCTCGATCTGGCTGATCTGGATCGGGGCGCACCATCGTACGTATGCGGACGCAGCCCTGTCTGGCTCGGTTATCGTGGAAGTGGTGGCCGGCACGCCGGCCGACGGGATCCTGTCCGTGGGCGACCTCATTGCGGACGTGAATGGGATGCCCGTACGCGGATACGATGACCTGGAATCGGCGGTCACCCGGATCGGTCCGGGACAGGTGTTGAAGCTCGGGCTCTTGCGGGACGGCAAACGGCAAGAGGTGCAGCTGACTACGGTTCGGTTCGGCGCCAAGTTGAACTCCATTCCTTCCTGA
- a CDS encoding spore germination protein, with translation MSAQYGKVNERMSDNVQQLQSIFSQAPDLIYRSVDTPNGPEAMLVYFDGLVDLNSINNHVLYPLIEGLSSTEYSLPVTVGHVESTSDMSQVEKMLLNGKSVLFLPGSSEAYIFDTCGWPQRSITDPSIEASVKGSHQGFVETATQNIALIRRYIPNRELKIKQLKVGKRGENTLSIMYLQDVADPEVMQELTSRIEGLDIDNVINTGELSELIEDSPYSPFPQLLMTERPDSAASHILQGRYVVVVDRSPSVLIGPVTFVSFFQSVDDYSIRWMNASFIRLLRFFAFFLALFLPSLYISFITFNFEVIPIQLILSVAESRERVPFHPFLEAFIMEVTLEMMREAGIRLPAPIGQTVGLVGGIIIGQTAVQAGIVSNIMVIVVASTAIASFIIPNIDMGTAIRFLRFPMMLVAFMYGFIGIVCGAMILLSHLCSLTSLGTAYGSPLAPVRYADLKDTFLRFPLWAMKTRPTGPGPKQLKRQGENSPEGGNPK, from the coding sequence ATGTCAGCACAATACGGAAAAGTGAATGAACGGATGTCGGACAATGTGCAGCAGCTGCAATCCATCTTCTCGCAAGCTCCCGACCTGATCTACCGGAGCGTCGATACGCCGAACGGGCCTGAAGCCATGCTGGTCTATTTCGACGGCTTGGTCGATCTGAATTCCATCAACAATCATGTTCTGTACCCGCTGATTGAAGGACTGTCCAGTACGGAATATTCCCTGCCTGTCACGGTCGGCCATGTGGAATCGACATCCGACATGAGCCAAGTGGAGAAGATGCTGCTTAACGGTAAAAGCGTACTCTTCCTGCCAGGCTCGTCCGAAGCCTATATTTTCGATACGTGCGGATGGCCGCAGCGGTCGATAACCGATCCGTCGATCGAGGCCTCCGTCAAAGGCTCCCATCAAGGCTTTGTCGAGACCGCTACCCAGAACATCGCCCTTATCCGGCGCTATATCCCGAACCGGGAGCTCAAAATCAAGCAATTGAAGGTCGGGAAAAGAGGAGAAAACACGTTATCCATCATGTACCTTCAAGATGTCGCCGATCCGGAAGTCATGCAGGAACTCACAAGTCGAATCGAAGGGCTGGATATAGATAACGTAATCAATACGGGCGAGTTGTCCGAGCTGATCGAAGACAGCCCCTACTCGCCTTTTCCGCAGCTGTTAATGACGGAACGTCCCGACTCTGCCGCTTCCCATATTTTGCAGGGACGTTATGTCGTGGTTGTCGACCGTTCCCCGAGTGTGCTTATCGGCCCGGTGACGTTCGTCTCCTTCTTCCAGAGCGTGGATGATTACAGCATCCGATGGATGAATGCCTCATTCATTCGGCTGCTCCGTTTTTTTGCATTCTTCCTGGCCTTGTTCTTGCCGTCGCTTTACATCTCTTTCATTACGTTCAACTTCGAGGTCATTCCGATTCAGTTGATCTTGTCGGTGGCGGAATCGAGGGAACGGGTTCCTTTTCACCCCTTCCTGGAGGCGTTCATCATGGAAGTGACGTTGGAGATGATGAGGGAGGCGGGAATCCGGTTGCCGGCCCCAATCGGCCAGACGGTAGGGCTCGTCGGCGGAATTATAATCGGTCAGACCGCTGTTCAGGCGGGAATCGTCAGCAATATTATGGTTATTGTTGTCGCTTCGACCGCGATCGCGTCCTTCATCATTCCGAACATCGATATGGGGACCGCGATCCGCTTTTTGCGCTTCCCGATGATGCTGGTTGCCTTCATGTACGGCTTCATCGGCATCGTATGCGGAGCGATGATTCTGCTCTCTCATCTCTGTTCCCTGACATCGCTCGGCACTGCCTATGGAAGCCCGTTGGCTCCCGTCCGTTATGCCGATTTGAAGGACACGTTCCTGCGCTTTCCGCTGTGGGCGATGAAAACGCGACCGACCGGTCCGGGACCAAAGCAGCTCAAAAGGCAAGGGGAGAATTCACCTGAAGGAGGCAACCCGAAGTGA
- a CDS encoding GerAB/ArcD/ProY family transporter yields MNSYRITFMQFTLLIHGIQVATSVLSLPRQLAEIASTDGWISLILAWVINILFSMLTVVVMRQYPEDTLPDLLERLFGGMVGKLMLALIALHFAFLSWSIFVTTILYIKSWFLMMTPIPYIMLMLLVPVYITARKHIVHIARYCEIVFYMTIWMAPVLMFPLREGYLIHFLPVLREGWGPVIQAIPTTTNAYLGFEIILFAYPFLTRKDLAIRGVVIGNTLTMLVYVFGTVVCFGFFSPEEITQYNQPILNLLKLIEFRFLERFDIIFLAIYLLVISTSLVPYLYGAAVSGAKVFGTQNHGAYVLALCTATLLAASWIKPSWLESLRYKQWAGYTGMVVCYLFPLLLYLSIKIYQKLTPKEAIS; encoded by the coding sequence GTGAATTCATATCGCATCACCTTCATGCAGTTCACTTTGTTGATTCACGGTATTCAGGTTGCGACCAGCGTCCTGTCCCTTCCCCGCCAGCTCGCGGAGATCGCGTCTACGGACGGATGGATTTCGCTCATCTTGGCTTGGGTGATCAACATATTGTTCAGCATGCTGACGGTTGTCGTTATGCGGCAATATCCGGAAGACACGCTTCCGGATCTGCTGGAACGGTTGTTCGGAGGGATGGTCGGCAAGCTGATGCTGGCATTAATCGCCCTGCATTTTGCTTTTTTATCCTGGTCGATATTTGTCACTACGATTCTGTACATCAAATCGTGGTTTCTAATGATGACGCCGATCCCGTACATTATGCTCATGCTCCTCGTTCCAGTCTATATTACGGCGAGGAAGCATATTGTCCATATCGCCAGATATTGCGAAATCGTGTTTTATATGACGATTTGGATGGCACCCGTGCTTATGTTTCCGTTGCGCGAGGGGTATCTCATCCATTTCCTTCCTGTCCTCAGGGAAGGGTGGGGACCGGTCATTCAGGCGATCCCGACCACGACAAATGCCTATCTGGGGTTCGAGATCATCCTTTTCGCCTATCCGTTCTTAACGCGCAAGGATTTGGCCATCCGAGGCGTCGTGATCGGCAATACGCTGACCATGCTGGTTTATGTATTCGGCACGGTTGTATGCTTCGGTTTTTTCAGCCCGGAAGAAATTACGCAGTATAATCAACCGATCTTGAATCTGTTGAAGCTCATCGAGTTCCGCTTCCTGGAACGGTTCGATATCATTTTTTTGGCCATCTATTTGTTGGTCATTTCGACGTCGCTGGTGCCGTATTTGTACGGAGCCGCCGTCAGCGGCGCAAAGGTGTTCGGAACGCAGAACCATGGCGCGTATGTGCTCGCGTTATGCACCGCAACATTGCTGGCGGCATCGTGGATCAAGCCTTCCTGGCTGGAGTCGCTTCGCTATAAGCAATGGGCCGGTTATACCGGCATGGTCGTCTGTTATCTCTTCCCGCTTCTCTTATATTTGTCCATAAAAATTTACCAGAAGCTGACACCAAAGGAGGCGATCTCTTGA
- a CDS encoding Ger(x)C family spore germination protein produces MGRAVTTVILLMLLLPVPGCTTYRTLENMTLSLLLCLDMDEEGNLLLAISSPVFSKEAKDNEEEFEVRSTTLRHSREEFDKRALGLTTAGKTQAVVVGKRLAAEKNWAELLDPFYRDTHSTVSARVIYFDGPIGDLIHFSAKDKPRLPLYLAKLVDTGLQRNEATKTTIQEFHRHLYEKGMTPSITGLRKDKGLALTGTALLDKSSKFKMMANSDETKLLYILRKKTRGEFPFTLHLPLAPGKGPGNVDMKQTSVNLQGIKTKIRARYTQGRFVFDVNIRSIAYVMERLFPYDVMQPFEEMEKKIAAVLEQRFNDLIRKLQKARIDPVGFGIYARAHAYPQWKKIQDRWEDYFEEAIVNVKVKVKIVGMGATK; encoded by the coding sequence ATGGGGCGCGCCGTGACCACCGTCATCCTGCTGATGCTTCTGCTCCCGGTTCCAGGATGCACAACATACAGAACCCTTGAAAACATGACACTCTCGCTGCTGCTCTGTCTGGATATGGACGAGGAAGGCAACCTTTTGCTGGCGATCTCGAGTCCGGTTTTTTCGAAGGAAGCCAAGGATAATGAAGAAGAGTTCGAGGTCCGATCAACCACGCTGCGCCACTCGCGCGAAGAGTTCGATAAACGGGCTCTGGGCCTTACCACGGCAGGCAAAACCCAGGCTGTTGTCGTTGGAAAACGGCTGGCCGCCGAGAAAAATTGGGCGGAGCTGCTCGATCCGTTCTATCGGGATACCCATAGCACCGTATCCGCTCGCGTCATCTACTTCGATGGACCGATTGGCGACTTGATTCATTTCTCGGCCAAGGATAAGCCACGACTGCCCTTGTATTTGGCGAAGCTGGTCGATACGGGATTGCAACGGAACGAGGCCACGAAAACGACCATCCAGGAATTTCACCGGCATCTGTACGAGAAGGGGATGACACCCAGCATAACCGGTCTCCGCAAAGATAAAGGGTTGGCGCTGACCGGCACCGCGTTGCTTGACAAATCGTCCAAATTCAAAATGATGGCCAATTCCGATGAAACCAAGCTTCTCTACATATTGCGAAAGAAGACGAGGGGAGAATTTCCTTTCACGCTTCATCTTCCGCTGGCTCCGGGAAAAGGACCCGGCAACGTGGACATGAAGCAAACGAGCGTCAACCTTCAAGGAATTAAGACAAAGATCCGCGCTCGCTACACGCAGGGGCGGTTTGTGTTCGATGTGAATATCCGCTCGATCGCCTATGTCATGGAACGTCTCTTCCCCTATGATGTCATGCAGCCGTTCGAGGAGATGGAGAAGAAAATCGCCGCTGTTCTGGAGCAGCGGTTCAACGACTTGATTCGCAAGCTGCAAAAGGCGCGCATCGATCCGGTTGGATTCGGCATATATGCAAGAGCCCACGCGTATCCGCAATGGAAGAAAATCCAAGACCGTTGGGAGGATTATTTCGAAGAGGCCATTGTCAATGTGAAGGTGAAAGTGAAAATCGTCGGTATGGGCGCCACAAAATAA
- a CDS encoding cation:proton antiporter, which yields MEFILYLALILLCTKVAGDISVRLGQPAVLGKLIVGILLGPAVLGWIEKDSFITQVSEIGVLLLMFIAGLETDVDQLRKNWKSAFAVAVGGIILPFIGGYGAAIAFGFSSHYALFFGVIFCATSVSISVQVLKEMNKLNSREGTTILGAAVVDDVLVVILLAFIMSIVGQGGDVSLGLLVGKKLLFFAITFVAGWLVVPRVMKWLAPLKVTEAVISAALIICFAFSYFAEWMQMAGIIGAFAAGIAVSLTPYKHDVEHKVEPIAYSIFVPVFFVSIGLNVSFAGIGSQLGLLAVITIIAIVTKLAGGWLGARATGFDNRSSLAIGSGMISRGEVALIIAATGLQSGLLQPEYFTSIIIMVIITTLVTPPMLKIMFKNADTLPAEQKNSVNM from the coding sequence ATGGAATTTATTCTGTATCTTGCCTTGATTCTGCTGTGCACCAAGGTGGCGGGAGACATTTCGGTCCGTCTGGGGCAGCCCGCCGTCTTAGGGAAGCTGATCGTGGGCATCCTGCTTGGCCCGGCTGTGCTGGGCTGGATTGAGAAGGACAGCTTCATCACCCAGGTCTCTGAAATCGGCGTCTTGCTGCTGATGTTCATTGCCGGGTTGGAGACCGATGTCGATCAGCTGCGCAAAAACTGGAAATCGGCGTTCGCGGTTGCCGTTGGCGGCATCATTCTGCCATTCATTGGCGGCTACGGGGCAGCGATCGCGTTCGGTTTTTCATCGCATTATGCGCTATTTTTCGGCGTTATCTTTTGCGCGACTTCCGTCAGCATCTCTGTCCAGGTGCTTAAAGAAATGAACAAGCTCAATTCGAGAGAAGGGACGACGATACTTGGCGCCGCCGTCGTCGACGATGTGCTCGTCGTCATCCTGCTGGCCTTCATTATGAGCATCGTCGGCCAAGGGGGGGACGTCTCCCTCGGACTGCTCGTCGGCAAGAAGCTTCTGTTCTTCGCCATTACCTTCGTGGCCGGCTGGCTGGTTGTGCCGCGCGTCATGAAATGGCTCGCTCCGCTCAAGGTAACCGAAGCGGTCATTAGCGCGGCCTTGATTATTTGCTTTGCTTTCTCTTATTTTGCCGAATGGATGCAGATGGCCGGCATTATCGGCGCCTTCGCCGCCGGCATCGCGGTGTCGCTGACCCCATACAAGCATGATGTCGAGCATAAGGTCGAGCCGATCGCTTATTCGATCTTCGTTCCGGTGTTCTTCGTCAGCATCGGGCTGAACGTGTCATTCGCCGGCATCGGCAGCCAATTGGGGCTGCTTGCCGTGATTACGATCATCGCCATCGTGACGAAATTGGCCGGGGGCTGGCTGGGCGCCCGCGCAACCGGCTTCGACAACCGCTCCTCGCTGGCCATTGGCTCAGGAATGATCTCCCGGGGAGAGGTCGCCCTCATTATTGCGGCCACAGGCTTGCAGTCCGGGCTGCTGCAGCCGGAATATTTTACGTCGATCATTATCATGGTCATTATTACGACGCTGGTCACGCCGCCTATGCTGAAGATAATGTTCAAGAACGCCGACACGCTTCCGGCGGAGCAAAAAAATAGTGTAAACATGTAG
- the hfq gene encoding RNA chaperone Hfq, with product MKKSNDRSLQEQFLTEAIQQEVPVTLITKNGIQMKGTITSFDVYTIVLKIDSKYSLINKSAVSTIIPSQRLSLFK from the coding sequence TTGAAGAAATCGAACGATCGAAGCTTGCAAGAGCAGTTTCTTACGGAAGCGATCCAGCAGGAAGTGCCCGTCACGCTCATTACGAAAAATGGAATCCAGATGAAGGGCACGATTACGTCATTCGATGTATACACGATTGTGCTCAAAATCGATTCCAAGTACAGCCTTATCAACAAATCGGCTGTCTCAACCATCATCCCGTCCCAACGCCTCTCCTTGTTCAAGTAG
- a CDS encoding spore coat protein: METRSLGAHETLELHELLTFKNACMTKTATMVNLVSCQELKGLMQQDIQHSAQAIKDYQGLLSRARS, encoded by the coding sequence GTGGAAACAAGAAGTCTGGGCGCGCACGAGACGCTGGAGCTGCATGAGCTTCTGACTTTTAAAAACGCATGCATGACCAAAACGGCAACGATGGTCAACCTGGTGTCCTGCCAAGAGCTGAAAGGCCTAATGCAGCAAGACATTCAACATTCGGCCCAAGCGATCAAGGACTATCAAGGCCTGTTGTCCAGAGCCCGCAGCTAA
- a CDS encoding spore coat protein: protein MNTIMENLTGMAGMTDQAVATDMLIAAKSGIKDLATALTEAATPEVRTVLRNHLDTAIQAHEQLTAYMMKNGYYHPYNLQEQLQIDMNNASTALNMVQRNG from the coding sequence ATGAATACGATTATGGAAAATCTGACCGGCATGGCCGGGATGACCGATCAGGCCGTTGCCACGGATATGCTGATCGCAGCCAAGTCCGGAATTAAAGATCTGGCTACCGCCCTGACCGAAGCTGCGACGCCGGAGGTACGGACGGTCTTGCGCAATCACCTCGATACCGCCATTCAGGCCCATGAGCAATTAACCGCATACATGATGAAGAATGGCTATTACCACCCGTATAACCTGCAGGAACAGCTTCAGATCGACATGAACAATGCCAGCACGGCACTGAACATGGTCCAGCGGAACGGATAG
- a CDS encoding antibiotic biosynthesis monooxygenase family protein, which yields MFIETKTITVKEGTSDLVVQRFSGEGAIEKFEGFIDLSVLVKKARRGDEEVVVMIRWESEEAWKNWETSEVHLEGHRQSRGKPKPEHIIHSEHAVYYVKAVKGAYQQA from the coding sequence ATGTTTATAGAAACAAAAACAATTACGGTCAAAGAAGGCACTTCCGACTTGGTTGTGCAGCGTTTCTCGGGTGAAGGCGCGATCGAAAAATTTGAAGGATTTATCGACTTGAGCGTACTCGTCAAAAAAGCGAGAAGAGGCGACGAGGAAGTCGTCGTCATGATTCGCTGGGAATCGGAAGAAGCGTGGAAAAATTGGGAGACGAGCGAAGTGCATCTGGAGGGGCATAGACAGAGCCGGGGAAAGCCGAAGCCGGAACATATCATTCATTCGGAGCATGCCGTCTACTACGTAAAAGCGGTAAAAGGCGCATATCAACAAGCATAA
- a CDS encoding transposase: protein MGKHFSKEKRLQIVKEAMAGIKVGTLARMYGVHPETVRVWVRDHRDEISQEEIPAADEHLQELRRLQEVEAKFEQAKKLLGEKELEIEILREVVKKKNPAYLKDLK, encoded by the coding sequence ATGGGAAAGCACTTTAGCAAGGAAAAACGCCTGCAAATCGTAAAGGAAGCAATGGCCGGCATTAAGGTGGGAACACTTGCCCGAATGTACGGTGTCCATCCGGAGACGGTACGTGTTTGGGTTAGAGACCACCGTGACGAAATTAGCCAAGAGGAGATACCTGCAGCAGACGAGCATCTGCAAGAACTCCGTCGACTTCAAGAGGTAGAGGCAAAGTTCGAGCAGGCAAAAAAGCTCCTGGGTGAAAAAGAGCTTGAGATCGAGATCCTGCGAGAAGTCGTAAAAAAGAAGAACCCCGCTTATCTGAAAGACTTGAAATAG